The Streptomyces sp. NBC_00659 genomic interval ACGCGGTCCAGGGTGCCGCCGAGATGGTCAAGTTCTGCGCGGAGTACGACATCCCGCACGCCGTCACCGGCAAGCTGATCGTCGCGACGGAGAAGTCGGAGCTCCCCCGCCTGCACGGTCTGGTGCAGCGCGGCCGGGAGAACGGCATCCCGGTCAAGGAACTGGGCCCGACCCAGCTCACCGACTACGAACCCGAGGTCCGTGGCCTCGCCGCCATCCACGTCGGCACCACGGGCATCTGCGACTACGTGGCCGTGGCCCGCCGGCTCGCGGAGGCCTCCGGGGCGGAGATCCGGTACGGGGCGCAGGTCGTGCGCGCCGACCGCCGACCCCACCTCGGCGTCGCCGTGCGCACGGCCGACGGGACGATCGTCCGCGGCCGCGTGCTGGTCAACTGCGCGGGCCTGCACTGCGACGAGACGGCCCGGCTCACGGGCGACGACCCCGGGATGCGGATCGTCCCCTTCCGTGGCGAGTACTACACGCTGGCGCGGCCGGAGCTGGTGCGGGGCCTGGTGTACCCGGTTCCGGACCCCGCTTTCCCGTTCCTCGGCGTCCATCTCACCCGGGGCATCGACGGTGGTGTCCACATCGGCCCCAACGCGGTACCCGCGCTCGCCCGTGAGGGATACGGATGGAAGGTGGTCCGGCCCCGTGAACTGGGCGGGACCCTGTCCTGGCCGGGTTCCTGGCGGATAGCACGGCGGCACTGGCGCTACGGAGCCGGGGAGCTGCGCCGCTCGGTGTCGAAGTCGGCGTTCACGGAGGCCGTGCGGAGGCTGCTGCCCGCAGTGACCCCGGAGGATCTGGTCCCCGCCGCCGCCGGTGTCCGCGCCCAGGCGGTCCTGCGGGACGGCACCCTGGTGGACGACTTCCTGATCAAGGAGGGCCCGAGGACCGTGCACGTGCTGAACGCGCCGTCCCCGGCGGCCACCGCCTCCCTCCCGATCGGCCGCGAGGTCGCCCGCCGGGCACTGGCGGCGCTGGCGGCGGTCTGAGCGCCCCACCCGCCACCGGAACGACGACCACCCCACGGCACGCACCCACCGCCGGGACAGGCCGTCCCGTGGCACGCACCCGCCACCGGGACGGACCGCCCCGCGGCACGGCGCCCGTAAAATCGACTCCACTGTGTCTGAATTCCTCGACTCCACCGAAGAGACCCGGCCCGCCTCCGCCGAGGACGGCTCGCCGCGTCACCACCGCGCCAAGGGCGGGCCCCGCTTCCCCGACGGTCCGCAGGCGGATCCCGCCGGCTCGCACTTCGAACGGCGGATCCGGAGTTTCCAGCCGCGCCGGAGCCGGGTGACGACCGGACAGGCCGACGCGCTGCAGCGGCTGTGGCCCAAGTGGGGTCTGGACATCGACGGACAGCAGACGCTCGACCTCGCGGAGCTGTTCGGGGCGGACCTGCCCGTCGTGCTGGAGATCGGCTTCGGCATGGGCGAGGCCACCGCGCAGATGGCGGCCGAGGACCAGGGGACCGGGATCCTCGCCGTGGACGTGCACACACCGGGGCAGGGCAACCTGCTCAATCTCGCCGAGCGGAACAGCCTCACCAACATCCGCGTCGCCAACGGGGACGCGATCATCCTGCTGCGCGAGATGCTGCCGCCCGCCTCCCTGAACGGCCTGCGCGTCTATTTCCCCGACCCCTGGCCCAAGAAGCGGCACCACAAGCGGCGGCTGATCCAGCCGGAGTTCCTGGATCTCGCCGCGACCCGTCTCGCGCCGGGCGCGCTCGTGCACTGCGCGACGGACTGGGAGCCGTACGCCGAGCAGATGCTCGAAGTGCTGAGCGCGCACCCCGCCTTCGAGAACACCCGGTCGGACGGCGGTTTCGCGCCCCGTCCCGAGTTCCGGCCGCTGACCCGTTTCGAGGGCCAGGGACTGGACAAGGGTCATGTGGTGAACGACCTCCTCTTCCGGCGCGTACAGCATCGAGACCAGCACGCCCCGGGCGACTGACCCGCACACACCCGCCGGCGTCCGCCGGGAGATCCCGGGGACGCCGGTTACCGTCGCGGGCCACGCCCTCCCTCGTTAGGGTCAATGCCGTGGCCATCCATCCGCCGTACCCGAACCGGCCCGGCGCCCCCGCCGGACCCGCGCTGCGCCATCCGCACTGGTGGCAGCGCGGTTGGGTGCGGTACGGAGCGCTGATCACGCTGCTCGCGATGTCGGGTCTGGTGATCCTCGCCCTCGTCCGCGAACAGACCGGGACCGAAGGCTTCCTGGTCGGCCTCGGACTGGCCGTGTTCCCCGTGCCGCTGCTCATAGCCGCCTTCCGGTGGCTGGACCGGGTCGAGCCGGGCCCCTGGCGCAACCTCTTCTTCTCCTTCGCCTGGGGCGCCTGCGCGGCCGCGCTCATCGCGATCGTCGCCAACAGCTTCGCGACCCGCTGGATAGCCATGACGACCGCGGATCCCTCCGGCGCCGACACGCTCGGCGCGACCGTCATAGCGCCCGTCGTCGAGGAGTCGGCGAAGGCGGCGGCCGTCCTGCTCGTCTTCCTCTTCCGCAGACGGGACTTCACGGGGATCGTCGACGGTGTCGTCATCGCCGGGGTCACGGCCACCGGCTTCGCCTTCACCGAGAACATCCTCTATCTCGGCACCGCGTTCGGCACCGACCAGCTCAGCGGGGAGAGCGGGCTCGCCTCGGTCACCGCGGCGACGTTCTTCGTCCGCGTGGTCATGTCGCCCTTCGCGCATCCGCTGTTCACCGTGCTGACCGGCATCGGCTTCGGCGTCGCGGCGCTGTCCGCCGAACGCCAGCACGCGCGCCGGGTGCTGCTGCCCCTCACCGGACTGCTGCTCGCGATGGGCATGCACGCGATCTGGAACGGCTCGGCGGGCTTCGGCCGGTTCGGGTTCTTCGGTGTGTACGCGGCGTTCATGGTGCCCGCGTTCGGGCTGCTGACCTGGCTGGTCGTCTGGACCCGGCAGCGCGAGCTGCGGACCGTGCGCGCCGAACTGCCCGTGTACACCGCCGCCGGCTGGCTGGGCGCGGCCGAGCCGTGGGTCCTCGGCTCGATGCGGGCGCGGCAGCTCGCGCGCGAGTGGGCCGGCCACCACTTCGGGAAGAGCGCGGCACGCTCGGTGGCGGAGTACGAGGCGTACGCGACCTCGCTGGCGTTCCTGCGCCACCGGGGGCGCCGGGGCCGTGCGGGCGCCGACTTCGTCGTACGGGAACGCGAGTTGCTCGACGAGCTGTGGCGCCGCCGGGAGATCGCGCGTCCGGCGCTCGCCTACGCGGCCCGCGCCACGGCACCGCTGCCCGCACCGCCGCCCTGGCCTGCCCCCGGGTACGGCTACATCGCCCCGCCGGCCCGGCCCTACGGCCCACCGGCACAGGCATCCGCGCCGGTCCCGTATCCGGCGTACAACCCGTACCGCTCCTAGGGCCGGACGCCCGGGACCGGCGTGGACACCACCGGTCCCCACACCCGCGCCACGGGCCGGTGGGTACCCCGGGTCCGCGGTACGGCCGTTACGCCGACGCCTGCGTCAAGCGCGTGAGTTCCTCGTCCGTCAGCACCAGGTCCGCGACCCCCAGCAGGGCCGGGAGCTGCTCCACGGTGCGGGCGGAGGCGATGGGCGCGGCGACCGTCGGCTGTGCGGCCAGCCAGGCGAGGGCGACCGTCGGGACGGCGACGCCGTGGGCCGCGGCGATCTCGTCGAGGGCGGCGAGGACCAGCGGCCCGCGTTCCGTGTCGAGGTGCTTGGCCGCGCCCGCGGCCCGGGCCGAGTCGACCGTCGTACCGGGGCGGTACTTGCCGGTGAGGAAACCGGAGGCGAGCGCGAAGTACGGGACGGCGGCCAGACCGGCCCGGGAGGCGACCTCCAGCAGGGAGCCCTCGTAGGTGTCGCGCGAGACGAGGTTGTAGTGCGGCTGGAGCGCGACATACCGCGCGAGGCCCTCGCGGTCGGAGAACTCCAGGGACTCCCGCAGCCGCTCCGGAGAGATGTTGGAGGCGGCGATGTGCCGCACCTTGCCGGCCGTCACCAGCTCGTCGAGGGCGCCGATGATCTCTTCGACCGGCACGTCCGGCTTGTCGAAGTGCGTGTAGTAGAGGTCGATGTGGTCGGTGCCCAGGCGGCGCAGCGACGCGTCGGCCGCGGCCTTGATGTTGGCGCCGGACAGACCCGGGTACGCGGGGTGCTGGCTGACCTTGGTGGCGACCACGATGTCCTCGCGGTTGCCGCGGGTCCTCAGCCACTTGCCGATGATGGTCTCGGACTCGCCGCCCTCGTTGCCCTCGATCCAGGCGGAGTACGAGTCGGCCGTGTCGAGGAAGTTGCCTCCGGCGGCCGCGTAGGCGTCGAGCACGGCGAAGGACCGGGTCTCGTCGGCCGTCCAGCCGAAGACGTTGCCCCCGAGGGAGAGCGGGAAGACCTCGAGGTCGGACGAACCGAGCTTGCGAAGAGAAGTCATGTACGGGTTCAACACCCGTCCCGGATGGATGTATTCCGCAATCACCTGGGCCGGCGGGCCGTCGCCCGCGCCCGGACGACCGACAGCCCTGACGTCGGGGGGGTTGACGTCAGGGCTGCCGGAGATCGGAAATCAGGGGTTGAGGCCCTTGCTCTGGAGCCACGCCATCGGGTCGATGCCGGTGGCGGCGCCGCCGGGGTGCACTTCGAGGTGCAGGTGCGCCCCGGTGACATTGCCCGTCGCGCCCACGCGTCCGATGACATCACCGGTGGCGACCTTCTGGCCCACGCTGGCACTGATGGACGACTGGTGGCAGAACCAGAGCTCCGTACCGTCGTCGAGGGTGAGGATCGTGCGGTAGCCGTACGAGCCGGCCCAGCCGGCCTCCGTGATGGTGCCGCTGTGGACCGCCTTGATGAGCGTGCCGGTGGGTGCCGCGAAGTCGAGTCCGGTGTGGTAGCCGGAGGACCACAGGGCACCGGCCTCGCCGAAGGTCGAGGTCAAGGTGTAGGAGGACGTCGGCAGCGTGTAGCTCTTGGCGAGTTCGGCGAGGCGCTCCTGCTCGGCCTTCGCCTTGGCCGCCTCCTCCGCCTTCTCCTTCGCGGCGTCGGCCTTGGCCTCGGCTTCGTTCTGCTGCTTGGCGGCGAGGTCGACGGCCTTCTTCGCGGCGGCCGTCTGGGCGGCCTGCTGCGTGGCGGTGTCGGCCTGGTTCTGCTGCGCCTGGGCCTGCTGCATGATGCGGTCGCGCAGCGCCTCACCGGCGTCGGTGGTGCCCTGGGCCTCGTCGACGGTGGTCAGACCGGCGCTGGTGAGCGGGGTCGCGGAGCCCTTGGGAGTGCTGGATCCGCCGTCCGAGATCAGGGCCTTCGCCGAATCGGTGACCGACGACAGGTCGGGCAGCGAGATCGAGACGGGCGGCTTGCCCGGAGCGGCGCTGGCGATACCACCCGCACCGACGGCGGCTATGACGCCGACGCCGAGAACCGTGGAGCTGCGGGCGAGTCCTCCGCCGCGCTGCTTGCCCGTGCGGTGCCGGCCGCGGACGGGAGCGACGGAATCCGCGGTGGGATTCCACTCCTCCCAGGGTCCCTCGTCCTTGCCGTAGCCGAAGGTGTGTGTTTCGTTCGGCGCGAACGAGGTTGGCTGAGCGGGCCGGTTGGACGCCACGTGGGCGCACTCCTTTCCTTCCTTGCCGCCTACCGGGTTAGCTGACGGGTTCGGAGCAGGAAGGTCTCCTACGCGCGTACGGCCACCGTGTTTCCACGGCGGAATACGCCCGATTCACCCCACGAGTTGGTTCCCCGGTTCCCTTACGGGATTCGGCGCGTGCGCACGGAGCCGCCTCTTGTGACGGTTGTGACGACCGCGCTGCGTTATCGAACGTTAATAGACCCAGGCACCGAATTCCAAGCTGTTCCGACTGATCATTAACGGCTCTTGGCCAGGACTTTGGGGTCATGAGCGATGAAAAACGGGCGAGTTGACCTCATGGTGTCGACACGGGTTTTTCTGACAGTAAGTCAGGTGCTAGGCGGAGGGACACGGTCCGGTCACCGCTCGTGACCGAGCCCGGAAAAAGCCGTCGCCCAGGGGGTGAAACACCTCCCGGACAACGCGCGGCTCCCTCGGCGAGCACACCCGTCACGGGCGCCGGACGGCGAGCAGTGCCATGTCGTCCGTCAACGCGCCGCCCGTGTGCAGGCGGGCCGCCTCGAAGAGGGCGGCCAGCAGCGCGTCGGGGCAGGGAAAGACCCGTCCGGCCAGCCAGACGGCCGGATCGAAGAACTCCCCGCGCGCGTCACGGGCCTCGGACAGTCCGTCGGTGTGCAGCAGCAGCGTCGTCCCGCGCGGAAATCCCTCCCGCACCGTCGGGGCGGGCAGGCTTCCCAGTTCACTCATCCCGAGGGGCAGCGCGAAGGACTCGGCGGTAAGGGTGAGAAGCGTGCCGTCGGGATGCAGCAGCAGGGGCGGCGGGTGACCGCGGTTGACGACGCGTACGACGTCCTCGCCGTGCGGGATCTCGGCGAGGACCGCGGTCGTGAACCCCTCGGCCGCGTCGACGCTGTCGCGCCGGGTGCCCGCGCGCGTCAGCGCCCGCTCCAGCCGCTCCGCGACGCCCTCCAGGGTCGCCTCCTGCTCGGCCGCCTCCCGGAACGCCCCGACCACCGTCGCGACCGTGGCCACCGCGGTCATCCCCTTCCCCCGTACGTCCCCGACGACCAGCCGTACGCCGTGCGGGGAGTCCTGCACGGCGTACAGGTCCCCGCCGATGAACGCGTCCTCCTGCGCCGCCTCGTACCGGGCCGCGACCTCCAGTCCGGCGATCCGCGCCTCGGGCTCGGGCAGCACGGCACGCTGCGCGAACTCGGCGATCTCCCGGACGGAGGCGAGCCGTTCGTCGCCGCGCCGGACGACCGTGTTGATGAGGACGGCGAGGACCGCGGCCATCGCCACGGTGACCACCTCGGTGACCGCGTCGACCTGAAGGACGATGCCGAGGACGAGGTGGGTGATGATCACGGCGCCGACGGCGAGGGCGCCGGCGAGAACGGTTCCGCGCGGCGAATAGAGGGGTGCGGCGACCAGGGGCGCGGCCGCGAACAGGGGGGTCGCGGTGAATTCCGACGGGGTGAGGTAGTCGTAGACGACCCCGGCGGCGACGAACAGCACGGGCAGGGCCCGGACGAAGGCGCGTGCGTACACGATCCCGCGCGGCTCCGCCACCGCCGCCGGACCGGGCGGCAAAAGGCTCCCGGACCCACGGACACCGCGGGACAGCCGGTCGGCCCGGTCACGGGGCCGTCCGGTCCGCCGCTCGCCTCCTGGCTGCCCCGCCACCCGTCCAGAAGACCCGGTACGGGGGCGGCGGGCGACCGGTGTGGCCCGACCGGGGGAGGACACCGCCTGCCGGAGCGAACCGGGACCGGCACGAAGAACCGCGCGAACCGGGAGCGGCACGAAGAACCACGGCCGGAAGAAGGCGAAAGCGGCCGAAAGGAAGCGGAAGAAGCCGGAAAAGAGCCCGGAGCAGTCGGCGGAACCGGCGGGGGCAAACACCAAGGGCCGGAACTCGTGAATCCGAGTTCCGGCCCTTGGCCTTCAGTAGCGGGGACAGGATTTGAACCTGCGACCTCTGGGTTATGAGCCCAGCGAGCTACCGAGCTGCTCCACCCCGCGTCGTTGAAACCAGTGTACGCCATCCGCGGGACCCGAAGCACACGCGTTGAACGTGCCCCTCCAGCGGCGCGGGCACCCGGCTTCTCCCCTGCTGCTCCCCGGCTTCTACCCCGCCACCAGATGCCGGTTGGGGGCCTTGGCGCGGTCCGCGTACTCGGGAAGGACGGCGACCTCGGCGCCCGCGGCGGCGAGGAGCCCGTTCCCGTCGGCGTCCCTGACGAACGTGTCGGGCTCGCGCCAGGCGGTGACGACCCGTCGCACACCGGCGTCCAGGATGAGCCGGGCGCACGGCGCGGGCCGGGAGGCGCGGTGGGCGCACGGTTCCAGGCTGCTGTAGACGGTGGCGGCGGCCAGCCGGGGATCGGCCGGGTCGATCTTGGCGAGGGCGGCCTCCTCGGCGTGCACGACGGGATCGCCGCCCTCGCGGGAGTGACCCCGGGCCAGCTCGGTCCCGTCGGCCGCGACCACGACGGCGCCCACGCTGAAGGCGGTCTTCGAGGGCGGGCACAGCTCCGCCAGCTCACAGGCGAGCTCCAGCCACCGCCGGTCCGCGGCGGAGGCGAGCGAGCCGGCGCCGGGCGCGGTGGGGACGTAGCGGATGAGCACGACGTCGCCGACGGGCCGCGTCTCCACCAGCCGCATCCGGCCCCGGGGGTACTCCCCGGTCCCGAACAGCCGCGGCGCGTCCGGCTGCCCGACGAAGAGGGGGGCGACGGCGAGCTGGAGCTCGTCGGCGAGTTCCTCGCGCACGAGCTGGGTGTGGACCTTGCCGCCCCCTTCGACCATGAGGCGGCGCACCCCCCGTACGTCGTGCAGGTGTTCCAGGAGCACACGCCAGTCGAGTCCGGGCCCGGTCGGGACGACGTCCACGCCGACGATCCCCTTCAGCAGGGCGGACGCCCGCAGCGCGCCCTCGTCCGTCGTGTAGACGATCTTCTCGCCGCCCGTGTGCCAGAACTGGGCCCCGGGGTCGAGCTCACCGGAACCGCTGACGGTGACCTTCAGGGGGTATTCGGGGCGGCCGCCGGCGACACGGGCCGCACGCCGTTCGGCGGAGTTGACCAGGAGCCGCGGATTGTCCGTGCGCAGGGTGCCGGCGCCCACCAGGATCGCGTCGCTGGAGGCCCGCACCTCGTCGACCCGGTCGAAGTCGGCCGGGCCCGAGAGCAGCAGCCGCTCGGGGCCGGTGTCGTCCAGGAAACCGTCGAGGGAGACGGCGGCGGACAGCAGGACGTAGGGACGGGGCATCGGGACGCTTCCTCCGGTCGCACGCGCGCGGTGAGTTCGAGCGCAGTGGTTCAATTTTTAAACAATACCTAGACTGGTCTCATGACGACCCGCTGGCTGACCGCCGCCGAACAGCACGCCTGGCGCTCGTACCTCTCCGCGAGCTCCCTCCTGGAGGACGCCATCGACCGCCGGCTCCAGGCGGAGGCGGGGATGCCCCACCTTTACTACTCCATCCTGGCCAAGTTGTCCGAGGCACCGGAGCGGAGGCTGCGGATGACCGACCTCGCCGAGGCCCAGAAGATCACCCGCAGCCGTCTGACGTACGCCGTGACCCGGCTGGAGAAGGACGGCACCGTACGCCGGGAGGGCTGCCCCACCGACAAGCGCGGGCACATGGCCGTCCTCACCGACGAGGGCACGGCCCTCCTGGAGCGGGTCGCGCCGGGGCACGTCGAGACGGTGCGGACGGCGATCTTCGACCATCTGACCCCCGAGCAGGTGCGGCAGCTGGACGAGATCTGCGGAACCATCACCCGGGCGATCCAGGGCGGGAATTCCGGGGCGCCCGGGGAAGATCTGCCCTGGCGGCGGCGCTCCTGCTCCTCGTGAGGCGCTCGAGGGGGACGTGAACCCCATTGCTTGAAGTTTGAAGCAGATGTAGTGTCTCGTTCCGTGGCTGTGCTTCAAATCTGAAGCACAGCCCCGTACGAACCCGCCGGACGGAGAGACCCCATGCGCGACCACCCCACCGCCACCGTGCGCACCCGCGTCCGCGTACCCCTGCGCTTCGGCGACGGCTACTCCGTCGACGCCCAGCTCGTGACCTTCCACGGCCTCGACGACGGCAAGGAGCACCTGGCCGTCGTCCTCGGCGAGCCCGGCCCGAACCCGCTGGTGCGACTGCACTCCGAGTGCCTGACCGGCGATGTGTTCGGCTCGGCCCGCTGCGACTGCGGACCCCAGCTGCGCGAGGCGGTGGAACAGATCGCGGACCGCGGCGGCGTCCTGCTGTACCTGCGCCAGGAGGGCCGCGGCATCGGCCTCTACAACAAGCTCGACGCGTACGCCCTCCAGGACCAGGGCCTGGACACCTACGCCGCCAACGCGGCCCTCGGTCTGCCCGAGGACGACCGCGACTACACGGCGGCCGCCCAGATGCTCCGGGCCCTCGGCATCGGCTCCCTGGACCTGCTCTCCAACAACCCGGACAAGGCCGAACAGCTCCGCGAGCTCGGCATCACGGTCTCCCACCGTGTCCCGACGGGCGTCTTCACCACCGCCCACAACGTCCGCTACCTGCGCGCCAAGGTCCTCCAGACCCAGCACACGCTGCCGCTGCAGGAACTCACGGAGCGCACGGAACTCACGGGACTCACGGCCGGCTGACGGCCCTCGAACGAAACAAGCCCCCGGTTCAGATCGCTCTGAACCGGGGGCTCTTCCGTAGACCCTGTGGGACTCGAACCCACAACCAATGGATTAAAAGTCCACTGCTCTGCCAATTGAGCTAAGGGTCCCCGCACCGGGAAAACACCGACACGGCGCACCGGCTCGCGCCGATGCATCCCCGAGCATAGCGGGACGTGGCCGGGACTCCGATCGGGTATCGGTGCCCCGGCCACGCCGAAGGCCCACAAGGTCAGGGATCGACCGGTTCGGGTGCACCCTTGCGGGCGGCCTCACGGGCGATCGTGCGCCGGTGCTCGGGGTTGAGGAACCAGTGACGGGCCGAGGCCAGCCACCAGGCCGCGGCGAAGCCGAGGACGGCCAGGACGGCGATCGGGGCGTAGTTGAACGTCTCCCAGGTGACCGGGGAGACCTGGGGCAGCATGAACAGGACCGTGATGACGGCCACCCAGCCGACCGCGATCACGCCGACCGGGCGGGACCAGCGGCCCAGATGCCAGGGCCCGCGCTCGAAGGCGTCCCCCTTCCGCACCCGCAGCAGCGTCGGGATGACGTACGCGACATAGAGGCCGATCACCGCGATCGACGTCACGGCGGCGTAGGCCGCGTAGTTGATGAGGTACGGCAGGCCGAGCACCAGAGCGCCCAGCGCGGCCAGCCAGACCGCCGCCACGGGGGTCCGGGTGCGCGGGTTCACCGTGTGCCACACGTGCGAGAACGGCAGCGCGCCGTCGCGCGAGAAGGCGTAGATCATGCGGCTGTTGGCCGTCACCGACGCCATGCCGCAGAACAGCTGCGCGCCGATCACGACGAGCAGCAGGAGCTTCCCGGAGGTCGCGCCGAGCGCGTCCAGCAGGATCTGCGCCGGGGGCGCGCCGGTCGCCGAGCCCAGCTCCTTGTCGTACGACTGGATGGCGAAGGTGAAGCCGAGCAGCAGGACGAACCCGGCGATCCACGAGGTCCAGATGGACCGCACGATGCCCTTCGGGCCTGCCGTGGAGGCGTCGTGGGTCTCCTCCGTCATATGGGCGGAGGCGTCGTACCCGGTGAACGTGTACTGGGCCATGAGGAGTCCGACGAGGACGACGTAGACGCCGCTGCCCCAGCCCGTGTTGTTCACGAACTCCGTGAACACGAAGCCGGCCGACTGGTGGTGGTCCGGCACGAAGGTCAGCGCGCCGACGATGACGGCGACGCCGACGACGTGCCACCACACGCTGATGCTGTTGAGGAGGGCGACGATCCCCACGCCGAAGGTGTTGAGGAGGCCGTGCAGGATCAGGATCCCGGCGAACAGCAGGACCGTGCGGCCCGGCGTCACCTCGAAGTCGAACTGGAGGTTCAGATAGGCGCCGAGGAAGGACGCGGCGCCGAAGTCGATGCCCGCGGTCACGGCGACCTGGCCGAGGACGTTGAACCAGCCGGTGAACCACGCCCAGGCGGCCGCGCTGCGCTCCGGGGCGAGCCGGTGCGCCCAGAAGTACAGCCCGGCGGAGGTCGGATAGGCCGAACAGATCTCGGCCATCGCGAGTCCGACGAACAGCGTCATCAGTCCGACCGCGACCCAGCCCCAGGTGATCACGGCGGGACCGCCGGTGTTCATGCCGAACAGATACAGCGTCAGGCAGCCCGACAGGACCGAGATGATCGTGAAGGAGACCGCGTAGTTGGAGAACGCCGACATGCGGCGGGCGAGTACCTGTGTGTAGCCGAGCTGGGCCAGCCGCTCTTCGTCCGACAGCCCAGTCGCTCTGGCGTCATCTGTCATGCCCCCAGCGATTCCCTCGCCGGGGGCATGACATGCGCTGCAGGGGAGGGCAAGTTGGCTAGAAAAGGCCCTTGTAGCCCTGCCAGCCGCCGCTGATCTTCACCCGGGAGCCGAACGAGCCCGTCCCCGTACCGGCGCTGCGGTAGACGTTCCCCGAGGTGTCGCGCTCGACCAGGTCGTTCTTCCCGTCGCCGGTGATGTCGCCGACCCCGACGATCGCGTTGTAGGACGCGCCCCAGGCGGAGAAGACCTTCACCCGCTCCTTCAGCAGACCTGCCCCGGTGCCGTTGTAGCGGTACAGCGTTCCCGCCTTGTCCCGCGCGAGGACGTCCCCGATCCCGTCACCGTTCAGGTCCCCGGCACCGACGATCTTCGTGTAGCCCGTCCACGCCGTACGGATCTTCTTGCCCGCGGCGAGCGTTCCGTCGCTCTTCGCGGCGAACAGGTAGAGGTCGCCGGTCGAGGCCTTCCGCCCGAGCAGATCCGGCCGCCGGTCACCGGTCAGGTCGCCGGGCGAGGTCAGGACGTCGTACGCGTTCCAGCCGGTGCCGAGCGCCTTGTACGAGGTCGAGGGGGTCGGCGCCGTGCCGCACGCGGGCTTGTAGCCGCGCAGGGACCCGTCGCTCATCCGCACCAGGACGTCGTTGCAGCGGTCGCCGTTCAGATCGCCGAACGGCACCGCGACCGCCTTGGCCGACCAGCCGTTGCCGGTGACCTTTCCGGCGAACTCGCCCTTCCCGTCGCCCTGCTGGAAGGTCAGCCCGCCCAAGGAGCTGAGGGTGAGCAGGTCACCGATGCCGTCCGGGCCATGTCCTCCGGAGCCGGTGTGGTCGTGACGCGCCGGTGCGGCCTTGCGCAGCCCGACCGTGCCACCCACCTCCAACGAGCCTCCGGCACCGTCCGCCGGTGTGACGGACAGCGTCCAGTCGTACGAGCCGTTCGGCAGGAGCACGTCCCCGGGAAGGGTGTGGTCGACGCCGGACCAGCCGACGCTCAGCTCCCCGCGCGCGGCGCCGCCGTCCTGCGTGTCCACGACCTTGCCGGCCTTGTTCCGCACGGTCAGCCGCCAGCTCGACGACGGCTTCGACAGCAGCAGGGTGGCGAGGGTGCCCGGTGTCGTGTCGATCTGACTCTGCTCGACGTAGGAAGCCTTCTGGGCCGGCGCCAGCAGCCGCAGCGGCTGCTGGGCCACCCCGGACGCCACGAGGTGCACGCGCTGCAGGCCGTCCACGTACGCGGCGTTCGCGCCGGACTCGTCGACCGTCCAGCGCACGTCGCGCTGCGAGACGCCGGTGTCGGGCAGGTCGCCGATGACCCG includes:
- the trmB gene encoding tRNA (guanosine(46)-N7)-methyltransferase TrmB; its protein translation is MSEFLDSTEETRPASAEDGSPRHHRAKGGPRFPDGPQADPAGSHFERRIRSFQPRRSRVTTGQADALQRLWPKWGLDIDGQQTLDLAELFGADLPVVLEIGFGMGEATAQMAAEDQGTGILAVDVHTPGQGNLLNLAERNSLTNIRVANGDAIILLREMLPPASLNGLRVYFPDPWPKKRHHKRRLIQPEFLDLAATRLAPGALVHCATDWEPYAEQMLEVLSAHPAFENTRSDGGFAPRPEFRPLTRFEGQGLDKGHVVNDLLFRRVQHRDQHAPGD
- a CDS encoding PP2C family protein-serine/threonine phosphatase — its product is MSRGVRGSGSLLPPGPAAVAEPRGIVYARAFVRALPVLFVAAGVVYDYLTPSEFTATPLFAAAPLVAAPLYSPRGTVLAGALAVGAVIITHLVLGIVLQVDAVTEVVTVAMAAVLAVLINTVVRRGDERLASVREIAEFAQRAVLPEPEARIAGLEVAARYEAAQEDAFIGGDLYAVQDSPHGVRLVVGDVRGKGMTAVATVATVVGAFREAAEQEATLEGVAERLERALTRAGTRRDSVDAAEGFTTAVLAEIPHGEDVVRVVNRGHPPPLLLHPDGTLLTLTAESFALPLGMSELGSLPAPTVREGFPRGTTLLLHTDGLSEARDARGEFFDPAVWLAGRVFPCPDALLAALFEAARLHTGGALTDDMALLAVRRP
- a CDS encoding PrsW family intramembrane metalloprotease, which encodes MAIHPPYPNRPGAPAGPALRHPHWWQRGWVRYGALITLLAMSGLVILALVREQTGTEGFLVGLGLAVFPVPLLIAAFRWLDRVEPGPWRNLFFSFAWGACAAALIAIVANSFATRWIAMTTADPSGADTLGATVIAPVVEESAKAAAVLLVFLFRRRDFTGIVDGVVIAGVTATGFAFTENILYLGTAFGTDQLSGESGLASVTAATFFVRVVMSPFAHPLFTVLTGIGFGVAALSAERQHARRVLLPLTGLLLAMGMHAIWNGSAGFGRFGFFGVYAAFMVPAFGLLTWLVVWTRQRELRTVRAELPVYTAAGWLGAAEPWVLGSMRARQLAREWAGHHFGKSAARSVAEYEAYATSLAFLRHRGRRGRAGADFVVRERELLDELWRRREIARPALAYAARATAPLPAPPPWPAPGYGYIAPPARPYGPPAQASAPVPYPAYNPYRS
- a CDS encoding M23 family metallopeptidase — translated: MASNRPAQPTSFAPNETHTFGYGKDEGPWEEWNPTADSVAPVRGRHRTGKQRGGGLARSSTVLGVGVIAAVGAGGIASAAPGKPPVSISLPDLSSVTDSAKALISDGGSSTPKGSATPLTSAGLTTVDEAQGTTDAGEALRDRIMQQAQAQQNQADTATQQAAQTAAAKKAVDLAAKQQNEAEAKADAAKEKAEEAAKAKAEQERLAELAKSYTLPTSSYTLTSTFGEAGALWSSGYHTGLDFAAPTGTLIKAVHSGTITEAGWAGSYGYRTILTLDDGTELWFCHQSSISASVGQKVATGDVIGRVGATGNVTGAHLHLEVHPGGAATGIDPMAWLQSKGLNP
- a CDS encoding aldo/keto reductase, with translation MTSLRKLGSSDLEVFPLSLGGNVFGWTADETRSFAVLDAYAAAGGNFLDTADSYSAWIEGNEGGESETIIGKWLRTRGNREDIVVATKVSQHPAYPGLSGANIKAAADASLRRLGTDHIDLYYTHFDKPDVPVEEIIGALDELVTAGKVRHIAASNISPERLRESLEFSDREGLARYVALQPHYNLVSRDTYEGSLLEVASRAGLAAVPYFALASGFLTGKYRPGTTVDSARAAGAAKHLDTERGPLVLAALDEIAAAHGVAVPTVALAWLAAQPTVAAPIASARTVEQLPALLGVADLVLTDEELTRLTQASA
- the lhgO gene encoding L-2-hydroxyglutarate oxidase; its protein translation is MRSAYDCDVLVIGGGIVGLSTAYAVTRAAPGTRVTVLEKEQGPARHQTGRNSGVIHSGIYYRPGSLKARYAVQGAAEMVKFCAEYDIPHAVTGKLIVATEKSELPRLHGLVQRGRENGIPVKELGPTQLTDYEPEVRGLAAIHVGTTGICDYVAVARRLAEASGAEIRYGAQVVRADRRPHLGVAVRTADGTIVRGRVLVNCAGLHCDETARLTGDDPGMRIVPFRGEYYTLARPELVRGLVYPVPDPAFPFLGVHLTRGIDGGVHIGPNAVPALAREGYGWKVVRPRELGGTLSWPGSWRIARRHWRYGAGELRRSVSKSAFTEAVRRLLPAVTPEDLVPAAAGVRAQAVLRDGTLVDDFLIKEGPRTVHVLNAPSPAATASLPIGREVARRALAALAAV